The genomic region CTTTAGCCAAAATGCGCGACCCGTTGCAGATTGCGCAGCAACGTGGTATTAGCCTTCAACAAGTATTTAACGGCTAAGCAGAGATGACACAGATTAAAATCACCTTGGTGAAAAGCGTTATTGACCGCCCTGAGCGTCAGAAACGTACTGTTCAGGCTCTTGGTCTGGGCAAAATAGGCAGCACAAAGGAAGTTGAAAATACTCCTCAAATTGCTGGTATGGTAGCTGCAGTACAGCACCTTGTAGAAGTAACAGAACTCTAGGTAGTAAGTCG from Hymenobacter aerilatus harbors:
- the rpmD gene encoding 50S ribosomal protein L30 yields the protein MTQIKITLVKSVIDRPERQKRTVQALGLGKIGSTKEVENTPQIAGMVAAVQHLVEVTEL